A section of the Desulfobaccales bacterium genome encodes:
- the infC gene encoding translation initiation factor IF-3, which yields MRINQQIRASEVRLIGPDGQQVGIVPLKEALAYAAEHNLDLVEVAPMATPPVCRVMDYGKFKYEQAKKQQEARRRQTTIQVKEVKIRPKIEEHDMAFKLKNIRRFLADKDKAKITMIFRGREMAHQDRGYAILRRMAEELADVAVVEQEPKAEGRTLFMIVAPKAT from the coding sequence GTGCGGATCAATCAGCAGATCAGGGCGTCGGAGGTCCGGCTCATCGGCCCCGACGGCCAGCAGGTGGGCATTGTGCCTTTAAAGGAGGCCCTGGCCTACGCCGCCGAGCACAACCTGGACCTGGTGGAAGTGGCCCCCATGGCCACCCCGCCGGTCTGCCGGGTCATGGACTACGGCAAGTTCAAGTATGAGCAGGCCAAGAAGCAGCAGGAGGCCCGGCGCCGGCAGACCACCATCCAGGTGAAGGAGGTCAAGATCCGGCCGAAGATTGAAGAACACGACATGGCCTTCAAGCTGAAAAACATCCGCCGCTTTCTGGCCGACAAGGACAAGGCCAAGATCACCATGATCTTTCGGGGCCGGGAGATGGCCCACCAGGATCGGGGCTATGCCATCCTGCGCCGCATGGCCGAGGAACTGGCGGATGTGGCCGTGGTGGAGCAGGAACCCAAAGCGGAAGGCCGCACTCTGTTTATGATCGTCGCACCCAAAGCCACCTGA
- the nth gene encoding endonuclease III translates to MAGKRLPLKDKAAAILKLLEEHYPTAHCTLDFRNPWELLVATVLSAQCTDERVNQVTPELFRQYPNAAAMVAAPLEELEAAIRPTGFYHNKAKALKAISRELVEKFGGEIPPSLEDLVKLPGVGRKTANVILGNAFGIPGIVVDTHLGRVAQRLGLTRQKDPVKIEFELMELIPREKWTSFSHQMIWHGRQICTARKPLCPACPLLPFCDFGQAQAKGG, encoded by the coding sequence ATGGCAGGAAAGCGTCTGCCCCTGAAGGACAAAGCAGCAGCTATCCTGAAATTGTTGGAGGAGCACTACCCCACGGCCCACTGCACCCTGGATTTCCGCAATCCCTGGGAGCTCCTGGTGGCCACGGTGCTCTCGGCCCAATGCACCGATGAGCGGGTCAATCAGGTGACTCCGGAGCTCTTCCGCCAGTATCCCAATGCCGCGGCCATGGTGGCCGCGCCCCTGGAGGAGCTGGAGGCGGCCATTAGGCCCACCGGCTTTTACCACAACAAGGCCAAGGCGCTGAAGGCCATCAGCCGGGAGCTGGTGGAGAAGTTCGGGGGAGAGATACCCCCCTCCCTGGAGGACCTGGTCAAGCTCCCCGGTGTGGGCCGCAAGACCGCCAATGTCATCCTGGGAAACGCCTTCGGCATCCCGGGCATCGTGGTGGACACGCATCTGGGGCGGGTGGCCCAGCGCCTGGGGCTCACCCGCCAGAAGGATCCGGTGAAGATCGAGTTTGAGCTCATGGAACTCATCCCCCGGGAAAAATGGACCAGCTTCTCGCACCAGATGATCTGGCACGGCCGGCAGATCTGCACCGCCCGCAAACCCCTGTGTCCGGCCTGCCCACTTTTGCCATTTTGCGACTTCGGGCAGGCACAGGCGAAAGGCGGTTGA
- a CDS encoding DUF3568 family protein — MNGRLSGKVLALALILALNSGCAAMALMGVGAAAGLGTYKYIEGTMEQDYPRSMQETYNACLGACRKLNLRVTAQQYGALESRIEAIQAPDTTVKITLEAKPNNITTVKVRFGILGNEAQSIKFHQEVMRELGIRG, encoded by the coding sequence ATGAACGGCAGACTTTCAGGGAAGGTATTAGCGCTGGCGCTTATCCTGGCTTTGAACAGCGGCTGTGCCGCCATGGCCCTCATGGGGGTAGGGGCCGCGGCGGGGCTGGGGACTTACAAATACATTGAAGGCACCATGGAGCAGGACTACCCCCGGAGCATGCAGGAGACCTACAACGCCTGCCTGGGTGCTTGCCGCAAGCTTAATCTCAGGGTGACGGCGCAGCAGTATGGTGCTTTGGAGTCCCGCATTGAGGCCATCCAGGCGCCGGACACCACGGTGAAGATCACCTTGGAGGCCAAACCCAACAACATCACCACCGTCAAGGTGCGCTTCGGGATTCTGGGGAACGAAGCCCAGTCCATCAAATTCCACCAGGAGGTGATGCGGGAGCTGGGCATCCGGGGCTGA
- the pheS gene encoding phenylalanine--tRNA ligase subunit alpha, with product MISTPHEVAELQKQALAELAAAQEADAVEALRVRYLGRKGSLTQILRTLKDLDPAVRREVGRLANEAKEALEAAVAARLRALKLAAHAREVAAIDVTLPGRRPPLGRLHPLTRIMAEICDIFLRLGFEAVEGPEVELDWYNFEALNIPPDHPARDMQDTFYFTDKVLLRTHTSPMQIRVMEKRRPPVRIIAPGKVYRRDSDMTHSPMFHQVEGLLVDRRVTFADLKGVLTEFVHQLFGPEVSLRFRPSYFPFTEPSAEIDIACVICRGEGCRVCKVTGWLEVLGAGMVHPAVFEAVGYDPEEYTGFAFGLGVERFAMLKYGIDDIRLFYDNDLRFLRQF from the coding sequence ATGATTTCCACCCCACACGAGGTAGCGGAGCTCCAGAAACAGGCCCTGGCAGAGCTGGCCGCAGCCCAGGAGGCCGACGCGGTGGAGGCGCTCAGGGTCCGGTATCTCGGCCGCAAAGGCAGCCTCACCCAGATCCTGCGCACCCTGAAGGACCTGGACCCGGCGGTGCGCCGGGAAGTGGGCCGCCTGGCCAACGAGGCCAAGGAGGCCCTGGAGGCCGCGGTGGCGGCCCGCCTCAGGGCCCTGAAGCTGGCCGCCCACGCCCGGGAAGTGGCCGCCATCGACGTCACCCTCCCCGGCCGGCGCCCCCCCTTGGGCCGCCTCCACCCCTTGACCCGCATCATGGCGGAGATCTGCGACATCTTCCTCAGGCTGGGGTTTGAGGCGGTGGAGGGCCCCGAAGTGGAGCTGGACTGGTACAACTTCGAGGCCCTGAACATCCCCCCGGACCACCCCGCCCGGGACATGCAGGACACTTTCTATTTCACCGACAAGGTGCTCCTGCGCACCCACACCTCCCCCATGCAGATCCGGGTGATGGAGAAGCGCCGGCCGCCGGTGCGCATCATCGCCCCGGGCAAGGTCTATCGCCGGGACTCGGACATGACGCATTCCCCTATGTTCCATCAGGTGGAGGGCCTTTTGGTGGACCGCCGGGTCACCTTCGCGGACCTCAAAGGCGTGCTCACGGAGTTTGTGCACCAGCTCTTCGGCCCCGAGGTCTCCCTGCGTTTCCGGCCCAGCTACTTCCCCTTCACCGAGCCCTCGGCGGAGATCGACATCGCCTGCGTCATCTGCCGGGGGGAGGGCTGTCGGGTCTGCAAGGTCACCGGCTGGCTGGAGGTGCTGGGCGCCGGCATGGTCCACCCCGCGGTCTTTGAGGCCGTGGGCTACGACCCCGAGGAATACACCGGCTTCGCCTTCGGCCTGGGCGTGGAGCGCTTCGCCATGCTCAAGTACGGCATCGACGACATCCGCCTGTTCTACGACAACGACCTCCGCTTCCTGAGGCAGTTCTGA
- the murJ gene encoding murein biosynthesis integral membrane protein MurJ gives MSTSPPTRSIARAAGSMSLAVLISRLLGLVREQVFAGFFGAGRAIDAFVVAFRIPNLLRDLFAEGALSTAFVTVFSQYDAKEGPERTWRLANNVLTFLMIVVGGLTLAGIYFSPALVGLMAPDFGQVPGKLELTALMTRIMFPFLLLVSLAALVMGILNTKGKFFLPALASSFFNLGSIVAGVGLSFVAPHVGQPPIVGMAVGTLIGGLLQLLVQVPLLFRVGFRFRAVCDPWDPGLRQIFRLMLPAVLGLSAAQINIFINTFYAARCPEGSISWLNYAYRLDHLPQGLFGVALSVATLPLASRLAAREDVAGLRDACRAALSLAMLLTLPAAAGLAVLAEPICALIYQYGRFTAYDTTQTAAALVFYTLGLFAFSANKILVPIFYALNNTAIPVAGSFLNVAANLVFIHLTLEALQHRAIALSMSLASNVSLLFLLALLHRRLDGLPLRELLVTLVKVGLATGVMAGAALTVHHAVAGLVPAGVLGRLLAVAAAVAAGVGVYGLLILRLRIPEAHDALRLLLRRPAGG, from the coding sequence GTGAGTACCTCCCCGCCCACTCGCAGCATCGCCCGGGCCGCCGGCAGCATGAGCCTGGCGGTCCTCATCAGCCGCCTGCTGGGCCTGGTGCGGGAGCAGGTCTTTGCCGGTTTTTTCGGCGCCGGCCGGGCCATCGACGCCTTTGTGGTGGCCTTCCGCATCCCCAATCTCCTCCGGGACCTCTTCGCCGAGGGGGCCTTGAGCACCGCCTTTGTCACCGTCTTTTCCCAATACGACGCCAAAGAGGGGCCGGAGCGCACCTGGCGGCTGGCCAACAATGTCCTGACTTTTCTCATGATCGTGGTGGGCGGCCTCACCCTGGCGGGGATTTACTTCTCCCCCGCCCTGGTGGGCCTGATGGCGCCGGATTTCGGCCAGGTGCCGGGAAAACTGGAGCTCACCGCCCTCATGACCCGCATCATGTTTCCCTTCCTGCTCCTCGTCTCTCTGGCCGCCCTGGTCATGGGGATTCTCAATACCAAGGGAAAGTTCTTCCTTCCGGCTTTGGCCTCCAGCTTTTTCAATCTGGGCTCCATTGTGGCCGGGGTGGGGCTGAGTTTCGTGGCGCCCCACGTGGGCCAGCCCCCCATTGTGGGCATGGCGGTGGGCACCCTCATCGGCGGCCTCCTCCAGCTCCTGGTCCAGGTGCCGCTCCTGTTCCGGGTGGGCTTTCGCTTCCGGGCGGTATGCGACCCCTGGGATCCGGGCCTGCGCCAGATCTTCCGCCTCATGCTGCCCGCGGTGCTGGGGCTGTCGGCGGCGCAGATCAATATCTTCATCAACACCTTCTACGCCGCCCGCTGCCCGGAAGGCTCCATCTCCTGGCTGAACTACGCCTACCGCCTGGACCACCTGCCCCAGGGGCTCTTCGGGGTGGCCCTGTCGGTGGCCACGCTGCCCCTGGCCTCCCGCCTGGCGGCCCGGGAGGATGTGGCCGGGCTCCGGGACGCCTGTCGCGCCGCCCTCTCTTTGGCCATGCTTCTCACCCTGCCGGCGGCGGCGGGGCTGGCGGTGCTGGCCGAGCCCATCTGTGCCCTCATCTACCAATACGGCCGCTTCACCGCCTATGACACCACCCAGACCGCCGCGGCCCTGGTCTTTTACACCCTGGGGCTCTTTGCCTTCTCGGCCAACAAGATCCTGGTGCCCATCTTTTATGCCTTGAACAACACGGCCATCCCGGTGGCGGGGAGCTTTCTCAATGTGGCCGCCAACCTGGTGTTCATCCACCTCACCCTGGAGGCGCTGCAGCACCGGGCCATCGCCCTGTCCATGTCCCTGGCCAGCAACGTCAGCCTGCTTTTCCTGCTGGCCCTGCTGCATCGGCGGCTGGACGGCCTGCCTTTAAGGGAGCTTTTGGTCACTTTGGTCAAGGTGGGGCTGGCCACCGGCGTCATGGCCGGCGCGGCCCTCACGGTGCACCACGCTGTGGCGGGTCTTGTCCCGGCGGGGGTGCTGGGCCGCCTCTTAGCCGTGGCCGCCGCTGTGGCCGCCGGCGTGGGAGTGTACGGATTGCTCATTTTGCGTCTCCGCATCCCCGAGGCCCATGATGCCCTGCGCCTTCTGCTCCGGCGGCCGGCCGGGGGCTGA
- the thrS gene encoding threonine--tRNA ligase, whose amino-acid sequence MITIRLENGASRQCEPGISAARALAELGVSGNHHVVAVKVDGELSDLTRPLTRDCTLAPVWDTTPEGLEILRHSTSHLMAEAVRALFPQAKVAIGPAIESGFYYDFDVPEPFSPEDLPRIEAKMAELAAKDLPFIREEVPKEEAIRLFQAQGEVYKVELLQEIDQERVSLYRQGDFVDLCRGPHVPSSGYLTAFKLTAISGAYWRGDERRPMLQRIYGTAFPTREELEHHLLLLEEAKRRDHRKLGRELGLFTIEEEAGPGLVIYHPKGALLRSLLEDFERRQHLKRGYQMVMGPQMLKAELWARSGHLENYREHMYFTEVEGVQYGIKPMNCVAHMLIYKSRVRSYRELPLRFFELGTVLRHERSGVLHGLTRVRQFTQDDAHILCTPEQVEGEILGVLDFVADVMAIFGFDYEVELSTRPEKSIGTDADWELATNALIGALKSKGLSFAVCEGEGAFYGPKIDIKLKDALNRRWQCATIQCDFTLPERFDLTYVGADGGKHRPVMLHRVILGSLERFLGVLIEHYAGAFPMWLAPVQVILLPITERVHPYALEVAEKLRAAELRVEVDLRPETLRYKIREAQGQKIPYMVVIGDREAAQGTLSPRLRDGTELKDVPLAEFIPRLAAESRVPEPGRPQNP is encoded by the coding sequence ATGATCACCATCCGCTTGGAAAACGGCGCCAGCCGCCAATGTGAGCCCGGCATCAGTGCGGCCCGGGCGCTGGCGGAGCTGGGCGTCTCCGGTAACCACCACGTGGTGGCTGTCAAGGTGGACGGGGAGCTCAGCGACCTCACCCGGCCCCTCACCCGGGATTGCACCCTGGCCCCGGTGTGGGACACCACCCCCGAGGGCCTGGAGATTCTCCGGCATTCCACCTCCCACCTCATGGCCGAGGCGGTGCGGGCCCTCTTCCCCCAGGCCAAGGTGGCCATCGGCCCGGCCATCGAGTCGGGATTTTACTACGATTTCGATGTGCCGGAACCCTTCAGCCCCGAGGATCTGCCCCGCATCGAAGCCAAGATGGCGGAGCTGGCGGCGAAAGATCTCCCCTTCATCCGGGAGGAGGTGCCCAAAGAGGAAGCCATCCGGCTTTTCCAGGCTCAGGGGGAAGTCTATAAGGTGGAGCTCCTCCAGGAGATCGACCAGGAGCGGGTGAGCCTCTATCGCCAGGGCGATTTTGTGGACCTCTGCCGGGGGCCCCATGTGCCCTCCAGCGGTTACCTCACCGCCTTCAAGCTCACCGCCATCTCCGGGGCCTACTGGCGGGGGGACGAGCGCCGGCCCATGTTGCAGCGCATTTATGGCACCGCCTTCCCCACCCGGGAGGAGCTGGAGCATCACCTCCTGCTCCTGGAGGAGGCCAAGCGCCGGGATCACCGCAAGCTGGGGCGGGAGCTGGGCCTCTTTACCATCGAGGAGGAGGCCGGTCCGGGCCTGGTCATCTACCACCCCAAGGGCGCGCTCTTGCGCAGCCTGCTGGAGGATTTTGAGCGCCGCCAGCACCTGAAGCGGGGCTACCAGATGGTCATGGGCCCCCAGATGCTCAAGGCGGAGCTCTGGGCCCGCTCCGGCCACCTGGAGAATTACCGGGAGCACATGTACTTCACCGAGGTGGAGGGCGTCCAATACGGCATCAAGCCCATGAACTGCGTGGCCCACATGCTCATCTACAAATCCCGGGTGCGCAGTTACCGGGAGCTGCCGTTGCGCTTCTTTGAGCTGGGCACGGTGCTGCGCCATGAGCGCTCCGGCGTGCTCCACGGCCTCACCCGGGTGCGCCAGTTCACCCAGGACGATGCCCACATCCTCTGCACCCCCGAGCAGGTGGAGGGGGAGATCCTGGGGGTGCTGGACTTCGTGGCCGATGTCATGGCCATCTTCGGCTTTGACTACGAGGTGGAGCTCTCCACCCGGCCGGAGAAGTCCATCGGCACCGACGCCGACTGGGAGCTGGCCACCAACGCCCTGATCGGCGCCCTAAAGAGCAAGGGCCTCAGCTTCGCCGTGTGCGAGGGCGAGGGCGCCTTTTACGGCCCCAAGATCGACATCAAGCTCAAGGACGCCCTGAACCGCCGCTGGCAGTGCGCCACCATCCAGTGCGACTTCACCCTCCCGGAGCGCTTCGATCTCACCTATGTGGGCGCCGACGGCGGCAAACACCGGCCGGTGATGCTCCACCGGGTGATTCTGGGCTCCCTGGAGCGCTTCTTGGGGGTGCTCATCGAGCACTATGCCGGCGCCTTCCCCATGTGGCTGGCCCCGGTGCAGGTGATCCTGCTGCCCATCACCGAGCGGGTGCACCCCTACGCCCTGGAGGTGGCCGAAAAGCTCCGGGCCGCGGAGCTGCGGGTGGAGGTGGATCTGCGCCCCGAGACCCTGCGCTACAAGATCCGGGAGGCCCAGGGGCAGAAAATTCCCTATATGGTGGTGATCGGGGACCGGGAGGCGGCCCAGGGCACGCTCTCCCCCCGGCTCCGGGACGGCACCGAGCTCAAGGACGTTCCCCTGGCGGAGTTCATCCCCCGCCTGGCGGCGGAGAGCCGGGTGCCGGAACCGGGGCGGCCCCAAAATCCTTAA
- the rplT gene encoding 50S ribosomal protein L20 yields the protein MPRVKKAVASRARRKKYLKMAKGYVGGRRRLYRTARETVERALAYAYRDRKVRKREFRSLWIVRLNAALRPLGLSYSKFIGGLKKANIALDRKVLADLAVHDPAGFARVAELARQTV from the coding sequence ATGCCCCGCGTCAAGAAAGCCGTGGCCTCCCGGGCCCGGCGCAAGAAATATCTCAAGATGGCCAAGGGCTATGTGGGGGGGCGCCGCCGCCTCTACCGCACTGCCCGGGAAACCGTGGAGCGGGCCTTGGCCTATGCCTACCGGGACCGCAAGGTGCGGAAACGGGAGTTCCGCAGCCTCTGGATTGTGCGCCTCAACGCCGCCCTGCGCCCCTTGGGCCTCTCCTACAGCAAGTTCATCGGCGGCCTCAAGAAAGCCAATATCGCCCTGGACCGCAAAGTCCTGGCCGACCTGGCGGTGCACGACCCCGCCGGCTTTGCCCGGGTGGCGGAGCTGGCCCGCCAGACAGTGTGA
- a CDS encoding (Fe-S)-binding protein, with protein sequence MPDLRALAALVRKLDDQIAMCMRCGMCQAVCPLFAETGREADVARGKLALLDGLARELFSRPQAVQDRLSRCLLCGSCAAHCPSGVKVLDIFFQARAILAGYLGLPAWKRALFRGLLARPGLFHRILDWGSRLQGIFIRPVDDLVGSSCARFLSPLLQDRHFKPLAPEPFHRLVPARDSAPGAAGLKVALFVGCLIDKIFPQVGQDALTVLEHHGVGVYLPPEQGCCGIPALAGGDLEAFHRLVRHHLTLFGDRPYDYLVTACATCAATLRQLWPMLTQDYPEAQRHQIARLAARTLDLSQFLVQQVGLKSGLPSQGSEPVPLTYHDPCHLKKSLGVAAEPRALIAANPAYRLTEMAEADRCCGCGGSFTLQHYEISKAIGSRKRENILASGARVVATGCPACMLQLTDLLSQAGARVQVKHVVEIYAEALRQGE encoded by the coding sequence ATGCCCGACCTCAGGGCCCTGGCCGCACTGGTAAGAAAACTGGATGACCAGATCGCGATGTGCATGCGCTGCGGCATGTGCCAGGCGGTGTGCCCCCTGTTTGCCGAAACCGGCCGGGAAGCCGACGTGGCCCGGGGCAAGCTGGCCCTGCTGGACGGCCTGGCCCGGGAGCTCTTCTCCCGCCCCCAGGCGGTGCAGGACCGCCTGAGCCGGTGCCTGCTGTGCGGCTCCTGCGCCGCTCACTGCCCCAGCGGCGTCAAGGTGCTGGACATCTTTTTCCAGGCCCGGGCCATTTTGGCGGGGTATCTGGGCCTGCCCGCCTGGAAGCGGGCCCTCTTCCGGGGCCTGCTGGCCCGGCCCGGCCTCTTTCACCGCATCCTGGACTGGGGAAGCAGACTCCAGGGCATCTTCATCCGGCCGGTGGACGATCTGGTGGGGTCCTCCTGCGCCCGGTTTCTTTCGCCCCTCTTGCAGGACCGCCACTTCAAGCCCCTGGCCCCGGAGCCTTTCCACCGGCTGGTGCCGGCCCGGGACAGCGCCCCCGGCGCGGCCGGCCTGAAGGTCGCCCTGTTTGTGGGCTGCCTCATCGACAAGATCTTCCCCCAGGTGGGCCAGGACGCCCTCACCGTCCTGGAACACCACGGGGTGGGAGTCTATCTGCCCCCGGAGCAGGGCTGCTGCGGTATTCCGGCCCTGGCCGGCGGCGACCTCGAGGCTTTCCACCGCCTGGTGCGGCATCACCTGACCCTGTTCGGCGACCGGCCCTATGATTACCTGGTCACCGCCTGCGCCACCTGCGCCGCCACCCTGCGCCAGCTGTGGCCCATGTTGACCCAGGACTATCCCGAGGCCCAGCGGCACCAGATCGCCCGCCTGGCGGCGCGGACCCTGGACCTCAGCCAGTTCCTGGTGCAGCAGGTGGGCCTCAAGAGCGGGCTTCCTTCCCAAGGAAGCGAGCCGGTGCCCCTTACTTACCACGATCCCTGCCACCTGAAAAAGTCCCTGGGGGTGGCGGCGGAGCCCCGGGCCCTCATTGCCGCCAACCCCGCCTACCGGCTCACGGAGATGGCCGAGGCGGACCGCTGCTGCGGCTGCGGCGGCAGTTTCACCCTGCAGCACTACGAGATCTCCAAGGCCATCGGGTCCCGCAAGCGGGAGAACATCCTGGCCAGCGGAGCCCGGGTGGTGGCCACCGGCTGCCCGGCCTGCATGCTGCAGCTCACGGACCTGCTCTCCCAGGCCGGTGCCCGGGTGCAGGTGAAGCATGTAGTGGAGATTTACGCCGAGGCCCTGAGACAAGGCGAGTGA
- the rpmI gene encoding 50S ribosomal protein L35, which produces MPKLKTHRGAAKRLKPTASGRLKLKQPGLRHLLTGKPRKRKRQLRTPAYVHPADQKRMQRLLPYL; this is translated from the coding sequence ATGCCGAAACTGAAAACGCATCGCGGCGCTGCCAAGCGTCTCAAGCCCACTGCCTCCGGGCGTCTGAAGCTCAAACAGCCGGGCCTGCGCCATCTGTTGACCGGCAAGCCCCGGAAGCGCAAACGGCAGCTGCGCACTCCGGCCTATGTCCACCCGGCGGACCAGAAACGGATGCAGCGCCTGCTACCTTACCTGTAA
- a CDS encoding glycosyl hydrolase family 8 gives MILPREAMKNGLTAPGRRRLGVVLAALILAACSASPEPREVERLLAESWQGYVRRFLTPEGRVVVPERQGGTISEAQAYALLRAVWAGDAGTFARVARWTETHLSREKCLGDHLLAWHWGPRGDGTAGVLDPNTAADADLDFALALVLAHRRGWRPAQEPDYLALARRVAADIWRREVVRLPDGTPVLAPGNWHEAAPPYLINSSYFFPAAYRLLAEATGDSRWRELAEATYPLAARLGQGLGDLPGVGLFPDWALLKADGQVLPAPGRESHFGWEAVRLPWRLALDRLWFGRPEPVQVLASRFLPFLKARWQAEGRLAAVYAYDGRPLVSYESPVIYAGVLAAALAAGDREWADALARRLMSFYRRDEQGGYFEAPDNYYANNWAWLGLALYAGWVKPF, from the coding sequence ATGATCCTTCCCCGTGAGGCCATGAAAAATGGCCTAACGGCCCCAGGCCGGCGCAGGCTCGGGGTGGTCCTGGCCGCCCTGATTCTGGCGGCGTGCAGCGCCTCTCCGGAGCCCCGGGAGGTGGAGCGGCTCCTGGCCGAGTCCTGGCAGGGCTATGTGCGCCGCTTCCTCACCCCCGAGGGCCGGGTGGTGGTGCCGGAACGCCAAGGCGGCACCATCTCCGAGGCTCAGGCCTATGCGCTGTTGCGAGCGGTGTGGGCCGGGGACGCGGGGACCTTTGCCCGGGTGGCCCGCTGGACGGAGACCCACCTCTCCCGGGAAAAGTGCTTAGGCGACCACCTCCTGGCCTGGCACTGGGGCCCCAGGGGGGACGGCACCGCAGGGGTGCTGGACCCCAACACCGCTGCGGACGCTGACCTGGACTTTGCTTTGGCCCTGGTGCTGGCCCACCGCCGGGGCTGGCGGCCCGCCCAGGAGCCGGACTACCTTGCCTTGGCCCGGCGAGTGGCGGCGGACATCTGGCGGCGGGAGGTGGTGCGCCTGCCCGACGGCACGCCGGTCCTGGCACCGGGCAACTGGCATGAGGCGGCCCCCCCTTATCTCATCAACTCCTCGTATTTCTTCCCGGCGGCGTACCGTCTCCTGGCGGAAGCCACCGGCGACAGCCGCTGGCGGGAGCTGGCGGAGGCCACCTACCCGCTGGCGGCACGTCTGGGACAGGGCTTGGGTGATCTGCCGGGAGTGGGGCTGTTCCCCGACTGGGCTCTCCTGAAGGCCGACGGCCAGGTCCTGCCCGCGCCCGGCCGGGAGAGCCACTTCGGCTGGGAGGCGGTGCGCCTGCCCTGGCGCCTGGCGTTGGATCGCCTGTGGTTCGGCCGCCCGGAGCCGGTGCAGGTGCTCGCCTCCCGCTTTCTCCCTTTCCTGAAAGCGCGCTGGCAGGCGGAGGGCCGCCTGGCCGCCGTCTATGCCTATGACGGCCGCCCTCTGGTGAGCTATGAAAGCCCCGTCATCTATGCCGGGGTGCTGGCCGCAGCCCTGGCGGCGGGGGACCGGGAGTGGGCCGACGCCCTGGCCCGGCGGCTCATGAGCTTTTACCGGCGGGATGAGCAGGGGGGCTATTTTGAAGCCCCGGACAATTACTATGCCAACAACTGGGCTTGGCTGGGGCTGGCCCTCTATGCCGGCTGGGTGAAGCCTTTCTGA